A genomic region of Nymphaea colorata isolate Beijing-Zhang1983 chromosome 2, ASM883128v2, whole genome shotgun sequence contains the following coding sequences:
- the LOC116247817 gene encoding serine carboxypeptidase-like 8 isoform X2 produces MMMAQFCYSSVLSFACLFLLGGSRHASGEERVARLPGYDGDLPFEMYTGYITVNETTSNNIFYYFIKSERNSTTDPLIFWLTGGPGCSGFSGLVFEIGPVKFKVEEYNGSLPTLVYNPYSFTRIASIIFIDSPTFTGFSYSNSTDDHFTGNSKNFEEDYVFLKKWLGQHPEFQSNPLYIAGDSYAGMIIPALTYRIAKEMEDGTETIFNLKGYFEGNPTTDNNFDASAVPFVYGMSLIPTSLYEATKKCCNGQYYDPPNENCSSHLELIDELIAEVNQPHILEEYCGYIWSPQQRPRLASRRAVYEFESIHHYPSNIPPTSCREYGYYLCYIWANDETVREALHVRKGTVGEWQRCSKRFIYNKEWASVIHYHRALLSKGYPALFYSGDHDMVVSHVGTQGWISSLNFTVAEQWRPWFVENQVAGYTRKYAPKVTYATVKGAGHTAPEYRPKQCYHMYERWLSGQAL; encoded by the exons ATGATGATGGCACAATTCTGCTACTCCTCTGTGCTGAGCTTCGCCTGCTTATTCTTGCTTGGTGGCTCTCGACACGCTTCAGGGGAGGAAAGGGTGGCAAGGTTGCCAGGTTATGATGGTGATCTTCCCTTTGAAATGTACACCGG gtacatcacagtgaatgagacAACATCAAACAATATCTTCTATTACTTCATCAAATCAGAAAGGAACTCAACAACAGATCCCCTTATATTCTGGTTAACAGGAGGACCTGGCTGCTCCGGCTTTAGTGGGCTAGTGTTCGAGATCG GTCCTGTGAAATTTAAAGTAGAAGAGTACAACGGAAGCCTACCAACCTTGGTGTACAATCCTTACTCATTTACCAGG ATCGCAAGTATCATTTTCATAGACTCGCCGACCTTCACCGGTTTTTCATACTCGAATTCCACCGACGACCATTTTACCGGAAACTCcaagaactttgaagaagatTATGTGTTCCTGAAAAAG TGGCTTGGGCAACACCCAGAGTTTCAGTCGAACCCACTGTACATAGCAGGGGATTCCTATGCCGGCATGATCATCCCTGCTCTCACCTACAGAATAGCAAAAg AAATGGAGGATGGTACAGAGACCATCTTCAATCTTAAG GGCTACTTTGAGGGCAACCCAACCACCGACAACAATTTTGATGCTTCTGCAGTTCCATTTGTTTATGGAATGTCACTCATCCCCACATCACTATACGag gcaACAAAGAAGTGCTGCAATGGGCAATACTACGATCCACCGAACGAGAACTGCAGCAGTCATCTTGAGCTAATAGATGAG CTGATTGCAGAGGTAAACCAGCCACATATACTAGAGGAGTACTGTGGATACATATGGTCGCCACAGCAGAGGCCGAGGCTAGCGTCCAGGCGTGCTGTCTATGAGTTCGAGTCAATCCACCATTACCCTTCCAACATTCCTCCCACAAGCTGCAGG GAGTATGGCTATTATCTTTGCTACATTTGGGCGAACGATGAGACAGTGAGAGAAGCACTTCATGTTCGAAAG GGAACAGTGGGTGAGTGGCAAAGATGCAGCAAAAGGTTCATCTACAACAAGGAATGGGCGAGCGTCATACACTACCATCGTGCTCTCCTCTCCAAAGGCTACCCTGCTCTTTTCTACAG TGGCGACCATGATATGGTAGTATCCCACGTCGGCACCCAGGGATGGATCAGCTCCCTCAATTTCACTGTTGCCGAGCAATGGCGTCCCTGGTTTGTTGAAAACCAAGTGGCAGG
- the LOC116247817 gene encoding serine carboxypeptidase-like 8 isoform X1, producing the protein MNCPPLRSNAEGAKMSLAGAMIHTNIFKETKNTCYNSKIFKLPSKKIKNYYRQAMLAIEKINQHCSIANSLVSVCCYRYITVNETTSNNIFYYFIKSERNSTTDPLIFWLTGGPGCSGFSGLVFEIGPVKFKVEEYNGSLPTLVYNPYSFTRIASIIFIDSPTFTGFSYSNSTDDHFTGNSKNFEEDYVFLKKWLGQHPEFQSNPLYIAGDSYAGMIIPALTYRIAKEMEDGTETIFNLKGYFEGNPTTDNNFDASAVPFVYGMSLIPTSLYEATKKCCNGQYYDPPNENCSSHLELIDELIAEVNQPHILEEYCGYIWSPQQRPRLASRRAVYEFESIHHYPSNIPPTSCREYGYYLCYIWANDETVREALHVRKGTVGEWQRCSKRFIYNKEWASVIHYHRALLSKGYPALFYSGDHDMVVSHVGTQGWISSLNFTVAEQWRPWFVENQVAGYTRKYAPKVTYATVKGAGHTAPEYRPKQCYHMYERWLSGQAL; encoded by the exons ATGAATTGTCCCCCACTAAGGTCCAACGCGGAAGGAGCCAAGATGTCGCTGGCAGGGGCCATGATTCATACTAATattttcaaagaaacaaaaaatacctgttacaattcaaaaatttttaagttaccttctaaaaaaattaaaaattactaTAGGCAGGCCATGCTCGCCATAGAAAAGATTAATCAACATTGTTCCATTGCTAACTCCCTTGTTTCTGTCTGCTGCTATAggtacatcacagtgaatgagacAACATCAAACAATATCTTCTATTACTTCATCAAATCAGAAAGGAACTCAACAACAGATCCCCTTATATTCTGGTTAACAGGAGGACCTGGCTGCTCCGGCTTTAGTGGGCTAGTGTTCGAGATCG GTCCTGTGAAATTTAAAGTAGAAGAGTACAACGGAAGCCTACCAACCTTGGTGTACAATCCTTACTCATTTACCAGG ATCGCAAGTATCATTTTCATAGACTCGCCGACCTTCACCGGTTTTTCATACTCGAATTCCACCGACGACCATTTTACCGGAAACTCcaagaactttgaagaagatTATGTGTTCCTGAAAAAG TGGCTTGGGCAACACCCAGAGTTTCAGTCGAACCCACTGTACATAGCAGGGGATTCCTATGCCGGCATGATCATCCCTGCTCTCACCTACAGAATAGCAAAAg AAATGGAGGATGGTACAGAGACCATCTTCAATCTTAAG GGCTACTTTGAGGGCAACCCAACCACCGACAACAATTTTGATGCTTCTGCAGTTCCATTTGTTTATGGAATGTCACTCATCCCCACATCACTATACGag gcaACAAAGAAGTGCTGCAATGGGCAATACTACGATCCACCGAACGAGAACTGCAGCAGTCATCTTGAGCTAATAGATGAG CTGATTGCAGAGGTAAACCAGCCACATATACTAGAGGAGTACTGTGGATACATATGGTCGCCACAGCAGAGGCCGAGGCTAGCGTCCAGGCGTGCTGTCTATGAGTTCGAGTCAATCCACCATTACCCTTCCAACATTCCTCCCACAAGCTGCAGG GAGTATGGCTATTATCTTTGCTACATTTGGGCGAACGATGAGACAGTGAGAGAAGCACTTCATGTTCGAAAG GGAACAGTGGGTGAGTGGCAAAGATGCAGCAAAAGGTTCATCTACAACAAGGAATGGGCGAGCGTCATACACTACCATCGTGCTCTCCTCTCCAAAGGCTACCCTGCTCTTTTCTACAG TGGCGACCATGATATGGTAGTATCCCACGTCGGCACCCAGGGATGGATCAGCTCCCTCAATTTCACTGTTGCCGAGCAATGGCGTCCCTGGTTTGTTGAAAACCAAGTGGCAGG